In Bradysia coprophila strain Holo2 unplaced genomic scaffold, BU_Bcop_v1 contig_358, whole genome shotgun sequence, one DNA window encodes the following:
- the LOC119081826 gene encoding uncharacterized protein LOC119081826: MFQLLLMWFIAIGVVSCVTNNCPIFSAFENNATLFNELQGTFLKVLAIGTSPVAPCQKQTFTIGTNNLISQGYFQSPDWCLRLNNCISNTDYQECDLTPLSPVKPGTLPSPERNQIKLAGKVGEGESACFIYAYCRISEEGMYVLCRQPLKSPVTRFIAFFELLTNLLTPPLPHVTLVNQTNCTFPNSCPP, encoded by the exons ATGTTTCAACTTCTGCTGATGTGGTTCATAGCGATTGGCGTCGTTTCCTGTGTGACAAACAACTGTCCGATATTTTCAGCCTTTGAAAACAACGCCACGTTATTCAAC GAACTCCAGGGAACATTCCTAAAAGTGTTGGCAATTGGTACAAGCCCTGTTGCCCCTTGTCAGAAACAAACCTTTACAATCGGAACAAATAACTTAATCAGCCAAGGATATTTTCAGTCGCCGGATTGGTGCTTGCGCTTGAATAACTGCATATCTAATACTGACTACCAAGAATGTGATCTTACTCCTTTATCGCCTGTAAAACCTGGAACATTACCATCCCCTGAGAGAAACCAGATTAAATTAGCTGGAAAAGTCGGAGAAGGTGAAAGTGCCTGCTTCATATATGCCTATTGTCGCATTTCTGAAGAAGGCATGTACGTGTTGTGTCGTCAGCCACTTAAATCGCCCGTTACGCGTTTTATAGcgtttttcgaacttttgacAAACTTGCTTACACCACCGTTACCGCATGTGACACTAGTCAATCAAACCAATTGTACATTCCCAAACAGTTGCCCTCCATAA
- the LOC119081758 gene encoding probable polygalacturonase, with the protein MVRQALISHIVLVGILAAYVACQTDDPWDQVPEILRRITPPIIPNRQCNILDFNAIRSPNSDDVEAPSATVDANTNAFKTAIQSCHDNGGGTVYVPEGTFITSAITLLSNISLEVSPGAIIRFTRDTTKYPLVFTRWEGVELMNYSPFIYAFEAENIAITGNGVIDGNCDCEHWWPWKGTWSRQCWITVPENQTNARNALFQMAEDRTPVETRVFGEGFYLRPQFIQPYRSKNVLIEGVTILNSPMWIVHPVLCENVIIRNINITSLGPNSDGVDPESCKDVLITGVYFNSGDDDIAIKSGRNEDGRRVGVPSENIVIQNCTMADGHGGITLGSCISGGVRNVFAEDCYLDSPNLDTAIRVKNNALRGGMLEKFYLRNIRVGQVAKQVVEVDFYYEEGPNAAFKPVLKEVFIENVDVTGGAPYSLVVKGYPTPDTSYIEMTLRNMTFSGLRNSPHYVIQDVDSIEFSEVYVQVWQEWKSVTDAGHSLAASTFIMLIVSVFLMFV; encoded by the exons ATGGTTCGACAGGCGTTGATTTCCCACATAGTCCTTGTCGGAATTTTGGCTGCAT ATGTAGCATGCCAAACGGATGATCCCTGGGATCAAGTGCCAGAAATCTTAAGACGAATAACACCACCAATAATACCGAATCGCCAATGCAACATCTTAGATTTTAATGCCATCAGGAGTCCAAACAGTGACGATGTTGAGGCACCATCCGCAACTGTTGACGCTAATACAAACGCATTTAAGACAGCCATTCAATCTTGTCATGATAATGGCGGTGGCACTGTTTACGTACCCGAGGGAACATTTATAACATCGGCAATCACGTTACTTTCTAACATTTCCCTGGAAGTGTCACCTGGCGCTATAATTCGATTCACACGAGACACCACAAAGTATCCGCTTGTCTTCACAAGATGGGAGGGTGTGGAGCTGATGAATTATTCTCCGTTTATCTACGCATTTGAAGCTGAAAATATAGCGATAACGG GTAATGGCGTGATTGATGGTAATTGCGACTGCGAACATTGGTGGCCATGGAAAGGAACTTGGTCCAGACAATGCTGGATCACAGTTCccgaaaatcaaacaaatgcTCGTAATGCACTGTTTCAAATGGCTGAAGATAGAACGCCTGTTGAAACTCGCGTGTTTGGTGAAGGATTTTATTTGCGGCCACAATTTATTCAGCCCTACCgatccaaaaatgttttaatcgAGGGTGTCACCATTTTAAACAGTCCGATGTGGATTGTACATCCA GTTCTCTGTGAAAATGTAATCATCAGAAATATCAACATCACAAG TCTTGGACCCAACTCCGACGGTGTTGATCCAGAATCATGTAAAGATGTTCTCATCACTGgagtctatttcaattctggAGACGACGACATTGCAATTAAATCCGGACGAAATGAAGATGGTCGTAGAGTCGGCGTACCGTCTGAAAACATTGTTATTCAAAATTGTACAATGGCAGATGGACACGGTGGTATCACACTTGGCAGCTGTATATCAGGAGGAGTTCGAAATGTTTTCGCAGAAGATTGCTATTTGGACAGTCCGAATTTGGACACAGCTATCAGAGTGAAAAACAATGCACTCAGAGGAGGAATGCTCGAGAAGTTCTATTTGAGAAACATTCGAGTCGGTCAAGTCGCTAAACAA GTTGTTGAAGTCGATTTCTATTACGAAGAAGGTCCAAATGCCGCATTCAAACCAGTCTTAAAGGAAGTATTCATAGAGAATGTGGACGTGACTGGAGGAGCTCCGTATTCATTAGTGGTGAAAGGTTATCCCACTCCGGATACTTCCTACATCGAAATGACACTTCGCAACATGACATTCTCCGGACTCCGAAATTCTCCTCACTATGTCATCCAGGATGTCGATTCCATTGAATTTTCCGAGGTTTATGTGCAGGTGTGGCAAGAATGGAAATCAGTAACTGATGCAGGTCATTCGTTGGCCGCATCTACATTCATTATGTTGATAGTTTCtgtatttttaatgtttgtttaa
- the LOC119081806 gene encoding glyoxal reductase-like: MNKVQKLNTGLNIPILGFGTYKISNREKIFEVVDIALDVGYRHFDSAVCYRNESHIGEALKELLPKYNLRREDIFITSKIIPALNQREAEVTSIVKRSLQNLQIDYVDLYLIHWPGVSGINVTSSENKSYRKMTWNALTKLHKSGHCRSIGVSNYNVSHLEELLADCDGVPPSVNQCEWHPRYHQPELAHFCRQHNIFLQAYSSLGTSDNLRLLNDSTVFGIAEKVGRTSAQVLLRWAYQQDIGILPKASSRTHIEENFDLNFELSAEDIDLLNNLNVTEKYAWDPTVVV; the protein is encoded by the exons ATGAACAAagtgcaaaaattaaataccgGGTTGAACATCCCAATATTAGGAT TCGGAACCTATAAAATTAGTAATCgtgagaaaatatttgaggTTGTTGACATTGCCTTAGACGTTGGATACAGACACTTTGATAGTGCTGTTTGTTATCGAAACGAGAGTCACATAGGCGAGGCCCTGAAGGAACTGCTGCCGAAATATAACTTACGAAGAGAAGACATATTTATAACGTCGAAGATCA TTCCAGCATTAAATCAACGCGAAGCTGAAGTAACATCCATTGTAAAGAGGTCACTTCAAAACTTGCAAATCGACTACGTAGATCTGTACCTGATACATTGGCCTGGTGTTTCTGGTATCAACGTGACTAGCTCCGAAAATAAGTCTTATCGCAAAATGACGTGGAATGCGTTGACCAAATTACACAAATCTGGACACTGTCGATCGATTGGAGTGAGCAACTATAATGTTTCACATTTGGAAGAGCTACTAGCTGATTGTGATGGTGTTCCACCCTCGGTGAATCAATGCGAATGGCATCCCAGGTACCATCAGCCGGAATTAGCGCATTTTTGCCGGCAACATAACATATTTCTTCAAGCATACTCATCATTGGGCACATCGGATAATTTACGATTGCTTAATGACTCAACAGTCTTTGGGATAGCCGAAAAAGTCGGCCGCACATCAGCACAG GTTTTGTTGCGTTGGGCGTACCAGCAAGATATTGGTATATTGCCGAAAGCCAGCTCTAGGACACATATTGAagagaattttgatttaaatttcgaaCTATCGGCGGAAGACATAGATttgttaaataatttgaatgtCACTGAAAAATACGCTTGGGATCCGACGGTTGTAGTCTGA
- the LOC119081722 gene encoding uncharacterized protein LOC119081722: MDEYNILKLKENVGGVNIAIRANVGLKISTKTMANAHINDPIVKIRKSLSVRKDKLAEILNSKTFQPLFIDSNGTSPSTTTIGTSSNICDERGDENVQPQSNNEGGTHRPLNGMEHLTPPSIVSHISAMNPKTPQNHNHVLARLQRDLDSPSAATRLRAMRALKSPMNCPYNQFDVPHEEQDIITEEERQEYVPQTIQDVMKDVIVYVEVRFGDENRTASIKEAMGEIGATVNDNFNKNTTHVIFSNGTQSTYNKAKQLNIPIVSILWIEACKKQLRLVDPSKFAIHNIAQYENPELYKKVKVKKFFQTDNELKIRKKKVTPPPMKFKPIKVPKKAKDNLTSMMNEFHNRQIVNSNGINYFSSDFNVGDLFDDSEVTDGKAKQVNSKRSLVFDDEATVSPPLRKTGTDNKQSTDSNVSLVKSQKSPTVFKTPLNRRTTVAPSASVEQTPNSLVRVTRRTSMLALSSPSIDHVSVERNRHVMPEEITEITNCNDNRTNNHSVPMDITPNVASSTRIISSRKTMFSSSAMDLTDVQPTVQSTRKRNSIIPARFKDFEVNTKKYVGKNSPENSQSEKSNRRRTVFASGDTVPSQSTVAIFNGAKDATETLSNRRRTVNTLKQSTGVDAPPLNSIHQRKDTTANQNNTVFAPNDASSPLIVNKDDGRNIASLRRTLFKTVPSPLAATPTARVNETKPTNSKRRRTLLPPSDITSTSLAVTPSQEKSNPNVSNRRRTCFSTSQSASHQPSSASKDKQINGLTTVLTPPTKTAELEHSLSKNCLTPQAHTLFEEYSKRLSFSSTNKRHTDRDISLFIIEQRLKNLNEIARLNRSVNESEPNVDNVERRVADGVARSSPQLQIPDAAESVPDVQPPPSKKRKLFNPTAYEEQVAMQSNDPSDNNNKATADSGNKLPTQTTKIPSLAPQKKTTAKQRRSTMDFKSGPPKPVNVYASIMKSNAPLNYLAYSNMNPEQVTVINKAIATLGKFKVESNVTKKTTHLVTFDSKRTQKFLRAIIRGLWIINYDWVTSSLEAGTWLYEEPFENRTVSSAVSMCRAESQAFGSKYKIEVFGHIEPIYISSQCRCPALKELYTMCGGRVTNSRQTAKYIVTDKFKDKVSQRCVHSDWILDSIAAANCKTLSSYVLKSVP, from the exons ATGGACGAATATAATATTCtgaaattaaaagaaaacgttGGTGGTGTAAACATTGCGATCCGAGCGAATGTCGGTTTGAAAATATCAACGAAAACCATGGCAAATGCACATATTAATGAcccaattgtcaaaatacgaAAGTCATTATCGGTTCGCAAAGATAAATTAGCCGAAATTCTAAATAGCAAAACGTTTCAACCATTGTTTATTGATTCAAATGGCACCAGCCCATCAACAACAACGATAGGGACGTCATCAAACATATGTGACGAGCGAGGTGATGAGAATGTGCAACCACAGTCAAACAATGAAG GAGGGACGCATCGACCTTTAAACGGAATGGAACATTTAACTCCGCCGTCGATCGTTAGTCATATCAGTGCAATGAATCCGAAAACTCCTCAAAATCATAATCATGTGTTGGCCCGTTTGCAGCGTGATCTGGATAGTCCATCAGCAGCTACGAGACTACGGGCAATGCGAGCATTAAA ATCGCCAATGAATTGCCCATACAATCAATTCGATGTGCCACATGAGGAACAAGACATAATTACAGAAGAGGAGCGTCAGGAGTACGTTCCGCAAACGATTCAGGATGTAATGAAAGATGTCATTGTCTATGTTGAGGTGCGATTCGGAGACGAGAACCGTACGGCTAGTATTAAGGAAGCAATGGGCGAAATCGGTGCAACAGTCAACGATAATTTCAATAA GAATACAACTCATGTCATATTTAGTAATGGCACGCAATCAACGTATAATAAGGCGAAGCAATTGAATATTCCGATTGTATCGATTCTGTGGATTGAAGCGTGCAAAAAGCAATTGCGTTTGGTCGATCCATCAAAATTTGCCATCCACAACATTGCACAGTACGAAAATCCGGagttatataaaaaagtcaaG gtgaaaaaatttttccaGACGGATAACGAGTTGAAAATTAGAAAGAAGAAAGTCACACCACCGCCGATGAAATTTAAACCGATTAAAGTACCGAAGAAAGCAAAGGACAACCTAACTAGCATGATGAATGAATTCCATAATCGTCAGATCGTGAACTCGAATGGAATCAATTACTTTTCGTCAGACTTTAACGTCGGGGACTTGTTTGACGATAGTGAAGTCACTGATGGAAAGGCAAAGCAAGTCAACTCAAAGCGTTCGTTAGTTTTCGACGACGAAGCTACCGTTTCACCACCATTGCGGAAAACCGGCACCGACAATAAGCAATCAACTGATTCGAATGTTTCGCTAGTGAAAAGCCAAAAGTCACCGACAGTTTTCAAAACTCCCTTAAATCGAAGAACAACCGTTGCACCAAGTGCAAGCGTTGAACAGACACCAAATAGCTTGGTTCGAGTAACTCGACGAACGTCTATGCTGGCACTTTCTTCACCATCAATTGATCACGTGTCCGTTGAGAGGAATCGTCATGTGATGCCAGAAGAAATTACTGAAATTACCAATTGCAACGACAACCGAACAAATAACCATTCGGTGCCAATGGATATAACGCCAAACGTTGCATCGTCGACACGCATAATTTCGAGTAGGAAAACGATGTTTTCATCAAGTGCAATGGATTTAACGGATGTGCAACCGACTGTTCAGTCAACGCGTAAAAGGAATTCTATTATACCAGCGCGGTTCAAAGACTTTGAAGTGAACACCAAGAAATATGTCGGAAAGAATTCACCGGAAAACTCTCAATCTGAGAAAAGTAACCGAAGGCGAACAGTGTTTGCATCAGGTGATACAGTACCCAGTCAGTCAACTGTTGCAATTTTTAATGGAGCGAAAGATGCTACGGAAACGCTCTCGAATAGACGTCGCACAGTAAATACTCTGAAGCAGTCGACCGGTGTTGATGCGCCACcattgaattcaattcatcAGCGCAAAGATACAACGGCTAATCAAAACAATACGGTGTTCGCTCCGAACGACGCATCCAGTCCGTTAATCGTAAACAAAGATGACGGACGTAATATAGCAAGCCTGAGGCGGACTTTATTCAAAACAGTGCCCAGTCCATTGGCTGCTACACCAACGGCTAGAGTCAACGAAACGAAACCAACGAATTCCAAGCGAAGACGTACATTACTGCCGCCGAGTGATATAACTTCCACTTCACTGGCTGTTACTCCAagtcaagaaaaatcaaatccGAATGTATCGAATCGGCGTCGAACCTGTTTTTCAACTAGTCAAAGTGCAAGCCATCAGCCCTCTTCTGCCAGCAAAG ACAAACAGATTAACGGACTGACTACAGTTTTAACCCCACCAACTAAGACTGCTGAATTGGAGCATAGTCTATCCAAAAATTGCTTGACTCCACAAGCGCACACTTTATTCGAAGAATATTCGAAGAGATTGTCATTCAGTTCAACAAACAAGCGGCACACTGATCGCGACATTTCGCTATTTATCATAGAGCAAAGACTGAAGAATCTAAACGAAATAGCTCGCCTGAATCGATCAGTCAATGAATCTGAACCCAATGTCGATAACGTTGAAAGGCGAGTAGCCGACGGCGTAGCCAGATCATCGCCACAGTTGCAGATTCCAGACGCGGCTGAAAGTGTTCCAGATGTGCAACCACCGCCATCGAAAAAGCGGAAACTATTCAATCCGACCGCCTACGAAGAACAAGTAGCCATGCAAAGCAATGATCCTagtgataataataataaggCAACTGCAGACTCCGGCAACAAATTGCCGACACAGACAACGAAAATTCCAAGTTTGGCTCCGCAGAAAAAGACAACTGCAAAGCAACGACGAAGCACGATGGACTTCAAATCGGGACCACCGAAACCGGTCAATGTTTATGCCAGCATAATGAAATCGAATGCACCGCTAAACTATTTGGCTTATTCGAACATGAATCCGGAGCAGGTCACTGTTATTAATAAG GCCATCGCAACGTTGGGCAAATTTAAGGTCGAGTCTAatgtcacaaaaaaaaccacGCATTTGGTTACCTTCGACTCAAAGCGTACCCAGAAATTCCTTCGTGCTATCATTCGTGGACTGTGGATCATAAATTATGACTGGGTTACTTCATCGCTTGAAGCTGGAACTTG GTTATACGAGGAACCATTCGAGAATCGTACGGTCTCTAGTGCAGTTTCT ATGTGTCGTGCTGAGAGTCAGGCATTCGGCTCCAAGTATAAAATCGAAGTATTTGGCCATATCGAACCGATTTACATTTCATCGCAGTGTAGGTGTCCCGCTCTCAAAGAGTTGTACACAATGTGCGGTGGACGAGTAACAAATAGCCGACAGACGGCCAAGTATATTGTTACCGATAAGTTTAAGGATAAGGTGAGTCAACGTTGCGTACATTCGGATTGGATATTGGACAGTATAGCTGCTGCTAATTGCAAAACATTGTCCAGTTACGTTTTGAAATCGGTGCCGTAG
- the LOC119081812 gene encoding yrdC domain-containing protein, mitochondrial, whose product MLIDKGLKLVRIYFGRKMSDLQELSVNQIKFIESCDSKIQMDNLIVKCSDKHAVKIAAQKLRVGGVIAIPTDTVYGLACNANNRQAIRELYEIKGRNECKPVAICVPTINDLRHWSEASHLANDLLEKLLPGAVTIVLKRSKNLDNPYLNNGIEKIGIRIPKFEFIQKVSEMCEFPIALTSANRSSEKSTLHIDEFRLLWPQLGAVFDGGQLGVTEEQRAASTVIDLSRSGYYKIIRNGVAASQTIKAVKEFGIIEDDS is encoded by the exons ATGTTAATAGACAAAGGTTTGAAATTAGTTAGAATATATTTTGGGCGCAAGATGAGCGACTTACAAGAACTATCAGTGAATCAGATCAAATTTATCGAATCGTGCGACtcgaaaattcaaatggaCAATTTAATTGTGAAGTGTTCGGACAAACATGCAGTGAAAATAGCAGCACAAAAGCTACGAGTTGGTGGTGTGATTGCTATACCGACCGATACCGTTTACGGCCTAGCGTGTAATGCTAATAATCGTCAAGCTATTCGCGAACTGTATGAAATTAAAGGTCGTAATGAATGCAAACCCGTTGCCATTTGTGTACCAACAATAAACGATTTGCGACACTGGAGCGAAGCATCACATTTAGCAAATGATTTGCTGGAAAAACTGTTACCCGGCGCCGTCACAATCGTTTTGAAACGATCGAAAAACTTAGACAATCCGTACCTCAACAATGGCATCGAAAAAATCGGCATTCGAATTCCGAAATTTGAGTTTATACAGAAGGTGTCGGAGATGTGCGAGTTTCCCATTGCTCTGACCAGTGCCAATCGTAGCAGCGAGAAGAGTACTTTACACATAGATGAATTTAGATTGCTTTGGCCGCAG TTGGGAGCAGTATTTGACGGAGGACAATTGGGTGTAACTGAAGAGCAACGAGCTGCGTCAACAGTCATTGATCTAAGCCGATCGGGATACTACAAAATCATTCGTAACGGTGTTGCTGCTAGTCAAACAATCAAAGCTGTGAAAGAATTTGGAATAATTGAAGATGATTCGTAA
- the LOC119081846 gene encoding DNA-directed RNA polymerase III subunit RPC10, with protein sequence MLFCPTCGNLLLVEESATCLRFSCSTCPYISNIKRKISTRIYPKLKEVDHVMGGSAAWENVDSTDAVCPSCSHRRAYFMQMQIRSADEPMTTFYKCCNNKCGHNWRD encoded by the exons ATGCTGTTCTGTCCAACCTGCGGTAATTTGCTTCTCGTTGAGGAAAGTGCCACCTGTTTGCGATTTTCATGCAGCACTTGTCCATACATTTCGAATATCAAACGTAAAATTTCTACTCGAATTTATCCCAAATTAAAG GAAGTGGACCATGTAATGGGTGGATCGGCTGCATGGGAGAATGTTGATTCAACCGATGCTGTATGTCCATCGTGTTCGCACCGACGAGCCTATTTTATGCAAATGCAAATAAGATCTGCCGATGAGCCGATGACTACGTTTTATAAGTGCTGTAACAACAAATGTGGCCACAATTGGCGTGATTAA
- the LOC119081827 gene encoding E3 SUMO-protein ligase NSE2-like, translated as MEVSTQIEKIITSLKKTCELAIKCDSNANLDEFLAMAAKISQVDLENANAIEAMESAAEAQTEEEFDVIFRRSMAGDVDDDAVKRHHIYKNFERFTRDLLSKRMLSSTTTVTQTTVTNDMEITETSHAIDPITKGPLVRPVRNKHCNHIYGYQSVIDSLAINRRLRCPMVGCSNKTFVSEQDLIEL; from the exons ATGGAAGTCTCTACACAAATCGAGAAGATAATCACCAGCTTAAAGAAAACCTGCGAACTGGCCATAAAATGCGACAGTAACG CGAATCTGGACGAGTTCCTGGCAATGGCAGCGAAAATTTCTCAAGTCGATTTGGAAAATGCTAATGCGATAGAAGCAATGGAATCGGCAGCAGAAGCTCAAACGGAAGAAGAATTTGATGTT ATTTTTCGTCGATCCATGGCGGGAGACGTTGATGACGATGCTGTGAAGCGTCACCACATCTACAAAAACTTCGAACGCTTTACTCGTGATTTATTAAGCAAACGAATGC TctcatcaacaacaacagtCACGCAAACTACAGTTACCAATGATATGGAAATTACCGAAACCAGTCACGCTATTGATCCGATAACGAAGGGCCCACTTGTCCGGCCGGTTCGGAACAAACATTGCAATCACATTTATGGCTATCAAAGTGTCATCGATTCGTTGGCAATCAATCGCCGATTAAG aTGTCCGATGGTTGGCTGTTCcaataaaacttttgtcaGCGAACAAGATTTAATTGAACTGTGA